A region of Homo sapiens chromosome X, GRCh38.p14 Primary Assembly DNA encodes the following proteins:
- the PRR32 gene encoding proline-rich protein 32: protein MACIENVLGGHAPSPLVVSVDKNGNQELHHDMPLQCLSSKPEDDAEPWGQPQVPLRPSVNVLTDLDSKQLEWPSERTGSCIPLHSLRAHRHPYGPPPAVAEESLATAEVNSSDALAGWRQEGQDAINVSWEVSGGPPALIVGGTKVNNGGTERGSNNARLHVALPQGKGFFPPRGPQVRGPSHIPTLRSGIVMEVPPGNTRIACRGKLAHVSFPLRGPCHPMHNWPRPIPLSSSTPGLPSCSTVHCFIPPRPPIFNPFLTMPLPFAPPPIFGPPLPSYFAHFHSGGMPAPASPNREHS from the exons ATGGCTTGTATTGAAAACGT CCTTGGAGGGCACGCCCCTTCACCCTTGGTAGTATCTGTGGACAAAAATGGGAACCAGGAGCTGCACCACGACATGCCCCTGCAATGTCTGAGTTCCAAGCCAGAGGATGACGCAGAGCCCTGGGGTCAACCTCAAGTACCGCTGAGACCTTCCGTCAATGTGCTGACTGATCTGGATAGCAAGCAACTGGAGTGGCCCTCTGAAAGAACAGGATCCTGCATTCCTCTTCATAGCTTGAGAGCTCATAGACACCCCTACGGGCCACCACCTGCTGTTGCAGAAGAGTCCCTAGCAACAGCAGAAGTAAACAGCTCTGATGCACTGgcaggctggaggcaggagggaCAGGATGCTATTAATGTGTCCTGGGAAGTCTCTGGCGGCCCTCCTGCACTGATAGTAGGGGGCACAAAGGTCAACAATGGGGGCACTGAGAGAGGCAGTAATAACGCAAGGTTGCATGTAGCTTTGCCACAAGGTAAAGGGTTCTTTCCACCCAGGGGCCCACAAGTGAGAGGCCCTTCACATATTCCCACCCTTAGATCAGGGATAGTAATGGAGGTGCCGCCCGGAAATACACGAATAGCCTGCAGAGGAAAGCTGGCTCATGTTTCTTTCCCACTCAGGGGCCCATGCCACCCCATGCATAATTGGCCAAGGCCTATCCCGTTGTCTTCCAGTACTCCAGGTTTACCTTCTTGCTCTACTGTTCATTGTTTCATCCCTCCTCGACCTCCGATTTTCAATCCCTTTCTCACTATGCCTCTTCCTTTTGCTCCTCCTCCGATATTTGGTCCTCCACTGCCTTCTTATTTTGCCCATTTCCATTCTGGGGGAATGCCAGCTCCTGCATCACCCAACAGAGAGCACAGCTGA